One window of the Canis aureus isolate CA01 chromosome 1, VMU_Caureus_v.1.0, whole genome shotgun sequence genome contains the following:
- the LOC144324026 gene encoding leukocyte immunoglobulin-like receptor subfamily B member 3 isoform X3, with protein sequence MTPILTALLCLGTLPKPTIWAEPGSVIPMETSVTLWCKGSLKAQKYILYKDGYPGIWEAQKPLEPKDKAKFPITDMTSVYAGRYRCYYESPTGWSEPSDQLELVVTGMHSKPSLSVLPSPIVPSGGNVTLQCGSWRGFNRFILMREVEGQPSWTRDSQRAPSGEFQALFPVGPVIPSLMWTFRCHGFYSNTPQVWSLPSDPLELLVSGVLGKPSLLTQQGPVVTSGQNLTLQCLSDVSYDRFALFKEGTSDLLQLHGRQTQAGFSGADFSLSPVKSSHGGQYTCYGGHSLSSQWSAPSDPLDILVTGQLSYTPSLWVHPGPTVAPGENVTLLCQSLSNVDTFLLSKDGAADASLRLRSKYRAGKYEAEFSMSPVTPAHGGTYRCYGSIKTFPYLLSYPSVLVEILVSGSFGHHGPPPTMSSPTAAPAQGPSWYLYVLIGASVAFILMLCLLILLLVRQQRRGKCRKSTGDADPEPKDRGLQDSSRPAAVAQEETLYAAVQDSWPEDGVKLDHWQNTQDEDPQGVTYAQVSHSVSSLKWVLATPLSSLSGGLQDSEDRQAEEDRWMDSQATASDAPPDVTYAQLNHLTLRQKTSASSPSQSGEPPAEPSVYAALAIH encoded by the exons ATGACCCCCATCCTCACGGCCTTGCTCTGTCTAG GGACCCTCCCCAAACCCACCATCTGGGCTGAGCCAGGCTCTGTGATCCCCATGGAGACATCAGTGACCCTCTGGTGTAAGGGGAGCCTGAAAGCCCAGAAGTACATCCTGTATAAAGATGGATACCCAGGGATCTGGGAGGCGCAGAAGCCACTGGAGCCGAAGGACAAGGCCAAGTTCCCCATCACAGACATGACAAGTGTATATGCAGGACGGTATCGCTGTTACTATGAAAGCCCCACTGGCTGGTCGGAGCCCAGTGACCAGCTGGAGCTGGTGGTGACAG GGATGCACAGCAAACCCAGCCTCTCAGTTCTGCCCAGCCCTATCGTGCCCTCAGGAGGGAATGTGACCCTCCAGTGTGGTTCATGGAGAGGATTTAACAGGTTTATTCTGATGAGGGAAGTAGAAGGCCAGCCCTCCTGGACCCGGGACTCCCAGCGAGCCCCCAGTGGAGAGTTCCAGGCCCTGTTCCCTGTGGGCCCCGTGATCCCCAGCCTCATGTGGACGTTCAGATGCCATGGTTTTTACAGCAACACCCCCCAGGTGTGGTCACTCCCCAGTGACCCTCTGGAGCTGCTGGTCTCAG GTGTGTTGGGGAAGCCCTCCCTCTTGACCCAGCAGGGCCCTGTTGTGACCTCTGGACAGAACCTGACCCTCCAGTGTCTCTCTGATGTCAGCTACGACAGATTCGCTCTGTTCAAGGAAGGGACAAGTGACCTCCTTCAGCTTCATGGCCGGCAGACTCAGGCTGGGTTCTCTGGGGCAGACTTCTCCCTGAGCCCAGTGAAATCCTCCCACGGGGGCCAGTACACATGCTACGGTGGACACAGCCTCTCCTCCCAGTGGTCAGCCCCCAGTGACCCCCTAGACATCCTGGTCACAG GACAGCTCTCCTATACACCCTCCTTATGGGTGCATCCAGGACCCACGGTGGCCCCAGGAGAGAATGTGACCCTGCTGTGTCAGTCACTGAGCAATGTGGACACATTCCTTCTGTCCAAGGATGGGGCAGCTGATGCCTCCTTGCGTCTTAGATCGAAGTACCGAGCTGGGAAGTACGAGGCTGAATTCTCCATGAGTCCTGTGACCCCAGCCCATGGGGGGACCTACAGGTGCTACGGCTCTATCAAAACCTTCCCCTACCTGTTGTCATACCCCAGTGTCCTCGTGGAGATCCTGGTCTCAG GATCCTTTGGACACCATGGCCCCCCACCCACAATGTCCAGCCCAACAGCTG CTCCTGCCCAAGGTCCTAGCTGGTACCTGTATGTCCTCATTGGGGCCTCGGTGGCCTTCATCCTGATGCTCTGCCTCCTTATCCTCCTCCTGGTCCGACAGCAACGTCGGGGCAAATGCAGGAAGTCGA CAGGGGATGCAGACCCAGAGCCCAAGGACAGAGGCCTTCAGGACAG CTCCAGGCCAGCTGCTGTCGCCCAGGAGGAAACCCTCT ATGCTGCTGTGCAAGACTCATGGCCTGAGGATGGGGTCAAGCTGGACCATTGG CAGAACACACAGGATGAAGATCCCCAGGGAGTGACATACGCCCAGGTGAGCCACTCAGTGTCAAGTCTCAAGTGGGTCCTGGCCACTCCTCTATCCTCCCTTTCAGGAGGATTACAGGACTCAGAGGACAGACAAGCAGAGGAAGATAGGTGGATGGACAGTCAG GCTACTGCATCTGACGCCCCCCCAGATGTGACCTACGCTCAGCTGAACCACTTGACCCTCAGACAGAAGACAAGTGCATCCTCTCCCTCCCAGTCAGGGGAGCCCCCAGCAGAGCCCAGTGTGTATGCTGCTCTGGCCATTCACTAG
- the LOC144324026 gene encoding leukocyte immunoglobulin-like receptor subfamily B member 3 isoform X8 — MTPILTALLCLGLSVSSRTQVQAGTLPKPTIWAEPGSVIPMETSVTLWCKGSLKAQKYILYKDGYPGIWEAQKPLEPKDKAKFPITDMTSVYAGRYRCYYESPTGWSEPSDQLELVVTGVLGKPSLLTQQGPVVTSGQNLTLQCLSDVSYDRFALFKEGTSDLLQLHGRQTQAGFSGADFSLSPVKSSHGGQYTCYGGHSLSSQWSAPSDPLDILVTGQLSYTPSLWVHPGPTVAPGENVTLLCQSLSNVDTFLLSKDGAADASLRLRSKYRAGKYEAEFSMSPVTPAHGGTYRCYGSIKTFPYLLSYPSVLVEILVSGSFGHHGPPPTMSSPTAAPAQGPSWYLYVLIGASVAFILMLCLLILLLVRQQRRGKCRKSTGDADPEPKDRGLQDSSRPAAVAQEETLYAAVQDSWPEDGVKLDHWQNTQDEDPQGVTYAQVSHSVSSLKWVLATPLSSLSGGLQDSEDRQAEEDRWMDSQATASDAPPDVTYAQLNHLTLRQKTSASSPSQSGEPPAEPSVYAALAIH; from the exons ATGACCCCCATCCTCACGGCCTTGCTCTGTCTAG GGCTGAGTGTGAGCTCCAGGACCCAAGTGCAGGCAG GGACCCTCCCCAAACCCACCATCTGGGCTGAGCCAGGCTCTGTGATCCCCATGGAGACATCAGTGACCCTCTGGTGTAAGGGGAGCCTGAAAGCCCAGAAGTACATCCTGTATAAAGATGGATACCCAGGGATCTGGGAGGCGCAGAAGCCACTGGAGCCGAAGGACAAGGCCAAGTTCCCCATCACAGACATGACAAGTGTATATGCAGGACGGTATCGCTGTTACTATGAAAGCCCCACTGGCTGGTCGGAGCCCAGTGACCAGCTGGAGCTGGTGGTGACAG GTGTGTTGGGGAAGCCCTCCCTCTTGACCCAGCAGGGCCCTGTTGTGACCTCTGGACAGAACCTGACCCTCCAGTGTCTCTCTGATGTCAGCTACGACAGATTCGCTCTGTTCAAGGAAGGGACAAGTGACCTCCTTCAGCTTCATGGCCGGCAGACTCAGGCTGGGTTCTCTGGGGCAGACTTCTCCCTGAGCCCAGTGAAATCCTCCCACGGGGGCCAGTACACATGCTACGGTGGACACAGCCTCTCCTCCCAGTGGTCAGCCCCCAGTGACCCCCTAGACATCCTGGTCACAG GACAGCTCTCCTATACACCCTCCTTATGGGTGCATCCAGGACCCACGGTGGCCCCAGGAGAGAATGTGACCCTGCTGTGTCAGTCACTGAGCAATGTGGACACATTCCTTCTGTCCAAGGATGGGGCAGCTGATGCCTCCTTGCGTCTTAGATCGAAGTACCGAGCTGGGAAGTACGAGGCTGAATTCTCCATGAGTCCTGTGACCCCAGCCCATGGGGGGACCTACAGGTGCTACGGCTCTATCAAAACCTTCCCCTACCTGTTGTCATACCCCAGTGTCCTCGTGGAGATCCTGGTCTCAG GATCCTTTGGACACCATGGCCCCCCACCCACAATGTCCAGCCCAACAGCTG CTCCTGCCCAAGGTCCTAGCTGGTACCTGTATGTCCTCATTGGGGCCTCGGTGGCCTTCATCCTGATGCTCTGCCTCCTTATCCTCCTCCTGGTCCGACAGCAACGTCGGGGCAAATGCAGGAAGTCGA CAGGGGATGCAGACCCAGAGCCCAAGGACAGAGGCCTTCAGGACAG CTCCAGGCCAGCTGCTGTCGCCCAGGAGGAAACCCTCT ATGCTGCTGTGCAAGACTCATGGCCTGAGGATGGGGTCAAGCTGGACCATTGG CAGAACACACAGGATGAAGATCCCCAGGGAGTGACATACGCCCAGGTGAGCCACTCAGTGTCAAGTCTCAAGTGGGTCCTGGCCACTCCTCTATCCTCCCTTTCAGGAGGATTACAGGACTCAGAGGACAGACAAGCAGAGGAAGATAGGTGGATGGACAGTCAG GCTACTGCATCTGACGCCCCCCCAGATGTGACCTACGCTCAGCTGAACCACTTGACCCTCAGACAGAAGACAAGTGCATCCTCTCCCTCCCAGTCAGGGGAGCCCCCAGCAGAGCCCAGTGTGTATGCTGCTCTGGCCATTCACTAG
- the LOC144324026 gene encoding leukocyte immunoglobulin-like receptor subfamily B member 3 isoform X2 — MTPILTALLCLGLSVSSRTQVQAGTLPKPTIWAEPGSVIPMETSVTLWCKGSLKAQKYILYKDGYPGIWEAQKPLEPKDKAKFPITDMTSVYAGRYRCYYESPTGWSEPSDQLELVVTGMHSKPSLSVLPSPIVPSGGNVTLQCGSWRGFNRFILMREVEGQPSWTRDSQRAPSGEFQALFPVGPVIPSLMWTFRCHGFYSNTPQVWSLPSDPLELLVSGVLGKPSLLTQQGPVVTSGQNLTLQCLSDVSYDRFALFKEGTSDLLQLHGRQTQAGFSGADFSLSPVKSSHGGQYTCYGGHSLSSQWSAPSDPLDILVTGQLSYTPSLWVHPGPTVAPGENVTLLCQSLSNVDTFLLSKDGAADASLRLRSKYRAGKYEAEFSMSPVTPAHGGTYRCYGSIKTFPYLLSYPSVLVEILVSGSFGHHGPPPTMSSPTAAPAQGPSWYLYVLIGASVAFILMLCLLILLLVRQQRRGKCRKSRDADPEPKDRGLQDSSRPAAVAQEETLYAAVQDSWPEDGVKLDHWQNTQDEDPQGVTYAQVSHSVSSLKWVLATPLSSLSGGLQDSEDRQAEEDRWMDSQATASDAPPDVTYAQLNHLTLRQKTSASSPSQSGEPPAEPSVYAALAIH, encoded by the exons ATGACCCCCATCCTCACGGCCTTGCTCTGTCTAG GGCTGAGTGTGAGCTCCAGGACCCAAGTGCAGGCAG GGACCCTCCCCAAACCCACCATCTGGGCTGAGCCAGGCTCTGTGATCCCCATGGAGACATCAGTGACCCTCTGGTGTAAGGGGAGCCTGAAAGCCCAGAAGTACATCCTGTATAAAGATGGATACCCAGGGATCTGGGAGGCGCAGAAGCCACTGGAGCCGAAGGACAAGGCCAAGTTCCCCATCACAGACATGACAAGTGTATATGCAGGACGGTATCGCTGTTACTATGAAAGCCCCACTGGCTGGTCGGAGCCCAGTGACCAGCTGGAGCTGGTGGTGACAG GGATGCACAGCAAACCCAGCCTCTCAGTTCTGCCCAGCCCTATCGTGCCCTCAGGAGGGAATGTGACCCTCCAGTGTGGTTCATGGAGAGGATTTAACAGGTTTATTCTGATGAGGGAAGTAGAAGGCCAGCCCTCCTGGACCCGGGACTCCCAGCGAGCCCCCAGTGGAGAGTTCCAGGCCCTGTTCCCTGTGGGCCCCGTGATCCCCAGCCTCATGTGGACGTTCAGATGCCATGGTTTTTACAGCAACACCCCCCAGGTGTGGTCACTCCCCAGTGACCCTCTGGAGCTGCTGGTCTCAG GTGTGTTGGGGAAGCCCTCCCTCTTGACCCAGCAGGGCCCTGTTGTGACCTCTGGACAGAACCTGACCCTCCAGTGTCTCTCTGATGTCAGCTACGACAGATTCGCTCTGTTCAAGGAAGGGACAAGTGACCTCCTTCAGCTTCATGGCCGGCAGACTCAGGCTGGGTTCTCTGGGGCAGACTTCTCCCTGAGCCCAGTGAAATCCTCCCACGGGGGCCAGTACACATGCTACGGTGGACACAGCCTCTCCTCCCAGTGGTCAGCCCCCAGTGACCCCCTAGACATCCTGGTCACAG GACAGCTCTCCTATACACCCTCCTTATGGGTGCATCCAGGACCCACGGTGGCCCCAGGAGAGAATGTGACCCTGCTGTGTCAGTCACTGAGCAATGTGGACACATTCCTTCTGTCCAAGGATGGGGCAGCTGATGCCTCCTTGCGTCTTAGATCGAAGTACCGAGCTGGGAAGTACGAGGCTGAATTCTCCATGAGTCCTGTGACCCCAGCCCATGGGGGGACCTACAGGTGCTACGGCTCTATCAAAACCTTCCCCTACCTGTTGTCATACCCCAGTGTCCTCGTGGAGATCCTGGTCTCAG GATCCTTTGGACACCATGGCCCCCCACCCACAATGTCCAGCCCAACAGCTG CTCCTGCCCAAGGTCCTAGCTGGTACCTGTATGTCCTCATTGGGGCCTCGGTGGCCTTCATCCTGATGCTCTGCCTCCTTATCCTCCTCCTGGTCCGACAGCAACGTCGGGGCAAATGCAGGAAGTCGA GGGATGCAGACCCAGAGCCCAAGGACAGAGGCCTTCAGGACAG CTCCAGGCCAGCTGCTGTCGCCCAGGAGGAAACCCTCT ATGCTGCTGTGCAAGACTCATGGCCTGAGGATGGGGTCAAGCTGGACCATTGG CAGAACACACAGGATGAAGATCCCCAGGGAGTGACATACGCCCAGGTGAGCCACTCAGTGTCAAGTCTCAAGTGGGTCCTGGCCACTCCTCTATCCTCCCTTTCAGGAGGATTACAGGACTCAGAGGACAGACAAGCAGAGGAAGATAGGTGGATGGACAGTCAG GCTACTGCATCTGACGCCCCCCCAGATGTGACCTACGCTCAGCTGAACCACTTGACCCTCAGACAGAAGACAAGTGCATCCTCTCCCTCCCAGTCAGGGGAGCCCCCAGCAGAGCCCAGTGTGTATGCTGCTCTGGCCATTCACTAG
- the LOC144324026 gene encoding leukocyte immunoglobulin-like receptor subfamily A member 6 isoform X5, producing the protein MTPILTALLCLGLSVSSRTQVQAGTLPKPTIWAEPGSVIPMETSVTLWCKGSLKAQKYILYKDGYPGIWEAQKPLEPKDKAKFPITDMTSVYAGRYRCYYESPTGWSEPSDQLELVVTGMHSKPSLSVLPSPIVPSGGNVTLQCGSWRGFNRFILMREVEGQPSWTRDSQRAPSGEFQALFPVGPVIPSLMWTFRCHGFYSNTPQVWSLPSDPLELLVSGVLGKPSLLTQQGPVVTSGQNLTLQCLSDVSYDRFALFKEGTSDLLQLHGRQTQAGFSGADFSLSPVKSSHGGQYTCYGGHSLSSQWSAPSDPLDILVTGQLSYTPSLWVHPGPTVAPGENVTLLCQSLSNVDTFLLSKDGAADASLRLRSKYRAGKYEAEFSMSPVTPAHGGTYRCYGSIKTFPYLLSYPSVLVEILVSGSFGHHGPPPTMSSPTAAPAQGPSWYLYVLIGASVAFILMLCLLILLLVRQQRRGKCRKSTGDADPEPKDRGLQDSSRPAAVAQEETLYAAVQDSWPEDGVKLDHWQNTQDEDPQGVTYAQATASDAPPDVTYAQLNHLTLRQKTSASSPSQSGEPPAEPSVYAALAIH; encoded by the exons ATGACCCCCATCCTCACGGCCTTGCTCTGTCTAG GGCTGAGTGTGAGCTCCAGGACCCAAGTGCAGGCAG GGACCCTCCCCAAACCCACCATCTGGGCTGAGCCAGGCTCTGTGATCCCCATGGAGACATCAGTGACCCTCTGGTGTAAGGGGAGCCTGAAAGCCCAGAAGTACATCCTGTATAAAGATGGATACCCAGGGATCTGGGAGGCGCAGAAGCCACTGGAGCCGAAGGACAAGGCCAAGTTCCCCATCACAGACATGACAAGTGTATATGCAGGACGGTATCGCTGTTACTATGAAAGCCCCACTGGCTGGTCGGAGCCCAGTGACCAGCTGGAGCTGGTGGTGACAG GGATGCACAGCAAACCCAGCCTCTCAGTTCTGCCCAGCCCTATCGTGCCCTCAGGAGGGAATGTGACCCTCCAGTGTGGTTCATGGAGAGGATTTAACAGGTTTATTCTGATGAGGGAAGTAGAAGGCCAGCCCTCCTGGACCCGGGACTCCCAGCGAGCCCCCAGTGGAGAGTTCCAGGCCCTGTTCCCTGTGGGCCCCGTGATCCCCAGCCTCATGTGGACGTTCAGATGCCATGGTTTTTACAGCAACACCCCCCAGGTGTGGTCACTCCCCAGTGACCCTCTGGAGCTGCTGGTCTCAG GTGTGTTGGGGAAGCCCTCCCTCTTGACCCAGCAGGGCCCTGTTGTGACCTCTGGACAGAACCTGACCCTCCAGTGTCTCTCTGATGTCAGCTACGACAGATTCGCTCTGTTCAAGGAAGGGACAAGTGACCTCCTTCAGCTTCATGGCCGGCAGACTCAGGCTGGGTTCTCTGGGGCAGACTTCTCCCTGAGCCCAGTGAAATCCTCCCACGGGGGCCAGTACACATGCTACGGTGGACACAGCCTCTCCTCCCAGTGGTCAGCCCCCAGTGACCCCCTAGACATCCTGGTCACAG GACAGCTCTCCTATACACCCTCCTTATGGGTGCATCCAGGACCCACGGTGGCCCCAGGAGAGAATGTGACCCTGCTGTGTCAGTCACTGAGCAATGTGGACACATTCCTTCTGTCCAAGGATGGGGCAGCTGATGCCTCCTTGCGTCTTAGATCGAAGTACCGAGCTGGGAAGTACGAGGCTGAATTCTCCATGAGTCCTGTGACCCCAGCCCATGGGGGGACCTACAGGTGCTACGGCTCTATCAAAACCTTCCCCTACCTGTTGTCATACCCCAGTGTCCTCGTGGAGATCCTGGTCTCAG GATCCTTTGGACACCATGGCCCCCCACCCACAATGTCCAGCCCAACAGCTG CTCCTGCCCAAGGTCCTAGCTGGTACCTGTATGTCCTCATTGGGGCCTCGGTGGCCTTCATCCTGATGCTCTGCCTCCTTATCCTCCTCCTGGTCCGACAGCAACGTCGGGGCAAATGCAGGAAGTCGA CAGGGGATGCAGACCCAGAGCCCAAGGACAGAGGCCTTCAGGACAG CTCCAGGCCAGCTGCTGTCGCCCAGGAGGAAACCCTCT ATGCTGCTGTGCAAGACTCATGGCCTGAGGATGGGGTCAAGCTGGACCATTGG CAGAACACACAGGATGAAGATCCCCAGGGAGTGACATACGCCCAG GCTACTGCATCTGACGCCCCCCCAGATGTGACCTACGCTCAGCTGAACCACTTGACCCTCAGACAGAAGACAAGTGCATCCTCTCCCTCCCAGTCAGGGGAGCCCCCAGCAGAGCCCAGTGTGTATGCTGCTCTGGCCATTCACTAG
- the LOC144324026 gene encoding leukocyte immunoglobulin-like receptor subfamily B member 3 isoform X7, whose product MTPILTALLCLGLSVSSRTQVQAGTLPKPTIWAEPGSVIPMETSVTLWCKGSLKAQKYILYKDGYPGIWEAQKPLEPKDKAKFPITDMTSVYAGRYRCYYESPTGWSEPSDQLELVVTGMHSKPSLSVLPSPIVPSGGNVTLQCGSWRGFNRFILMREVEGQPSWTRDSQRAPSGEFQALFPVGPVIPSLMWTFRCHGFYSNTPQVWSLPSDPLELLVSGVLGKPSLLTQQGPVVTSGQNLTLQCLSDVSYDRFALFKEGTSDLLQLHGRQTQAGFSGADFSLSPVKSSHGGQYTCYGGHSLSSQWSAPSDPLDILVTGQLSYTPSLWVHPGPTVAPGENVTLLCQSLSNVDTFLLSKDGAADASLRLRSKYRAGKYEAEFSMSPVTPAHGGTYRCYGSIKTFPYLLSYPSVLVEILVSGSFGHHGPPPTMSSPTAAPAQGPSWYLYVLIGASVAFILMLCLLILLLVRQQRRGKCRKSTGDADPEPKDRGLQDSSRPAAVAQEETLYAAVQDSWPEDGVKLDHWATASDAPPDVTYAQLNHLTLRQKTSASSPSQSGEPPAEPSVYAALAIH is encoded by the exons ATGACCCCCATCCTCACGGCCTTGCTCTGTCTAG GGCTGAGTGTGAGCTCCAGGACCCAAGTGCAGGCAG GGACCCTCCCCAAACCCACCATCTGGGCTGAGCCAGGCTCTGTGATCCCCATGGAGACATCAGTGACCCTCTGGTGTAAGGGGAGCCTGAAAGCCCAGAAGTACATCCTGTATAAAGATGGATACCCAGGGATCTGGGAGGCGCAGAAGCCACTGGAGCCGAAGGACAAGGCCAAGTTCCCCATCACAGACATGACAAGTGTATATGCAGGACGGTATCGCTGTTACTATGAAAGCCCCACTGGCTGGTCGGAGCCCAGTGACCAGCTGGAGCTGGTGGTGACAG GGATGCACAGCAAACCCAGCCTCTCAGTTCTGCCCAGCCCTATCGTGCCCTCAGGAGGGAATGTGACCCTCCAGTGTGGTTCATGGAGAGGATTTAACAGGTTTATTCTGATGAGGGAAGTAGAAGGCCAGCCCTCCTGGACCCGGGACTCCCAGCGAGCCCCCAGTGGAGAGTTCCAGGCCCTGTTCCCTGTGGGCCCCGTGATCCCCAGCCTCATGTGGACGTTCAGATGCCATGGTTTTTACAGCAACACCCCCCAGGTGTGGTCACTCCCCAGTGACCCTCTGGAGCTGCTGGTCTCAG GTGTGTTGGGGAAGCCCTCCCTCTTGACCCAGCAGGGCCCTGTTGTGACCTCTGGACAGAACCTGACCCTCCAGTGTCTCTCTGATGTCAGCTACGACAGATTCGCTCTGTTCAAGGAAGGGACAAGTGACCTCCTTCAGCTTCATGGCCGGCAGACTCAGGCTGGGTTCTCTGGGGCAGACTTCTCCCTGAGCCCAGTGAAATCCTCCCACGGGGGCCAGTACACATGCTACGGTGGACACAGCCTCTCCTCCCAGTGGTCAGCCCCCAGTGACCCCCTAGACATCCTGGTCACAG GACAGCTCTCCTATACACCCTCCTTATGGGTGCATCCAGGACCCACGGTGGCCCCAGGAGAGAATGTGACCCTGCTGTGTCAGTCACTGAGCAATGTGGACACATTCCTTCTGTCCAAGGATGGGGCAGCTGATGCCTCCTTGCGTCTTAGATCGAAGTACCGAGCTGGGAAGTACGAGGCTGAATTCTCCATGAGTCCTGTGACCCCAGCCCATGGGGGGACCTACAGGTGCTACGGCTCTATCAAAACCTTCCCCTACCTGTTGTCATACCCCAGTGTCCTCGTGGAGATCCTGGTCTCAG GATCCTTTGGACACCATGGCCCCCCACCCACAATGTCCAGCCCAACAGCTG CTCCTGCCCAAGGTCCTAGCTGGTACCTGTATGTCCTCATTGGGGCCTCGGTGGCCTTCATCCTGATGCTCTGCCTCCTTATCCTCCTCCTGGTCCGACAGCAACGTCGGGGCAAATGCAGGAAGTCGA CAGGGGATGCAGACCCAGAGCCCAAGGACAGAGGCCTTCAGGACAG CTCCAGGCCAGCTGCTGTCGCCCAGGAGGAAACCCTCT ATGCTGCTGTGCAAGACTCATGGCCTGAGGATGGGGTCAAGCTGGACCATTGG GCTACTGCATCTGACGCCCCCCCAGATGTGACCTACGCTCAGCTGAACCACTTGACCCTCAGACAGAAGACAAGTGCATCCTCTCCCTCCCAGTCAGGGGAGCCCCCAGCAGAGCCCAGTGTGTATGCTGCTCTGGCCATTCACTAG
- the LOC144324026 gene encoding leukocyte immunoglobulin-like receptor subfamily B member 3 isoform X1 yields the protein MTPILTALLCLGLSVSSRTQVQAGTLPKPTIWAEPGSVIPMETSVTLWCKGSLKAQKYILYKDGYPGIWEAQKPLEPKDKAKFPITDMTSVYAGRYRCYYESPTGWSEPSDQLELVVTGMHSKPSLSVLPSPIVPSGGNVTLQCGSWRGFNRFILMREVEGQPSWTRDSQRAPSGEFQALFPVGPVIPSLMWTFRCHGFYSNTPQVWSLPSDPLELLVSGVLGKPSLLTQQGPVVTSGQNLTLQCLSDVSYDRFALFKEGTSDLLQLHGRQTQAGFSGADFSLSPVKSSHGGQYTCYGGHSLSSQWSAPSDPLDILVTGQLSYTPSLWVHPGPTVAPGENVTLLCQSLSNVDTFLLSKDGAADASLRLRSKYRAGKYEAEFSMSPVTPAHGGTYRCYGSIKTFPYLLSYPSVLVEILVSGSFGHHGPPPTMSSPTAAPAQGPSWYLYVLIGASVAFILMLCLLILLLVRQQRRGKCRKSTGDADPEPKDRGLQDSSRPAAVAQEETLYAAVQDSWPEDGVKLDHWQNTQDEDPQGVTYAQVSHSVSSLKWVLATPLSSLSGGLQDSEDRQAEEDRWMDSQATASDAPPDVTYAQLNHLTLRQKTSASSPSQSGEPPAEPSVYAALAIH from the exons ATGACCCCCATCCTCACGGCCTTGCTCTGTCTAG GGCTGAGTGTGAGCTCCAGGACCCAAGTGCAGGCAG GGACCCTCCCCAAACCCACCATCTGGGCTGAGCCAGGCTCTGTGATCCCCATGGAGACATCAGTGACCCTCTGGTGTAAGGGGAGCCTGAAAGCCCAGAAGTACATCCTGTATAAAGATGGATACCCAGGGATCTGGGAGGCGCAGAAGCCACTGGAGCCGAAGGACAAGGCCAAGTTCCCCATCACAGACATGACAAGTGTATATGCAGGACGGTATCGCTGTTACTATGAAAGCCCCACTGGCTGGTCGGAGCCCAGTGACCAGCTGGAGCTGGTGGTGACAG GGATGCACAGCAAACCCAGCCTCTCAGTTCTGCCCAGCCCTATCGTGCCCTCAGGAGGGAATGTGACCCTCCAGTGTGGTTCATGGAGAGGATTTAACAGGTTTATTCTGATGAGGGAAGTAGAAGGCCAGCCCTCCTGGACCCGGGACTCCCAGCGAGCCCCCAGTGGAGAGTTCCAGGCCCTGTTCCCTGTGGGCCCCGTGATCCCCAGCCTCATGTGGACGTTCAGATGCCATGGTTTTTACAGCAACACCCCCCAGGTGTGGTCACTCCCCAGTGACCCTCTGGAGCTGCTGGTCTCAG GTGTGTTGGGGAAGCCCTCCCTCTTGACCCAGCAGGGCCCTGTTGTGACCTCTGGACAGAACCTGACCCTCCAGTGTCTCTCTGATGTCAGCTACGACAGATTCGCTCTGTTCAAGGAAGGGACAAGTGACCTCCTTCAGCTTCATGGCCGGCAGACTCAGGCTGGGTTCTCTGGGGCAGACTTCTCCCTGAGCCCAGTGAAATCCTCCCACGGGGGCCAGTACACATGCTACGGTGGACACAGCCTCTCCTCCCAGTGGTCAGCCCCCAGTGACCCCCTAGACATCCTGGTCACAG GACAGCTCTCCTATACACCCTCCTTATGGGTGCATCCAGGACCCACGGTGGCCCCAGGAGAGAATGTGACCCTGCTGTGTCAGTCACTGAGCAATGTGGACACATTCCTTCTGTCCAAGGATGGGGCAGCTGATGCCTCCTTGCGTCTTAGATCGAAGTACCGAGCTGGGAAGTACGAGGCTGAATTCTCCATGAGTCCTGTGACCCCAGCCCATGGGGGGACCTACAGGTGCTACGGCTCTATCAAAACCTTCCCCTACCTGTTGTCATACCCCAGTGTCCTCGTGGAGATCCTGGTCTCAG GATCCTTTGGACACCATGGCCCCCCACCCACAATGTCCAGCCCAACAGCTG CTCCTGCCCAAGGTCCTAGCTGGTACCTGTATGTCCTCATTGGGGCCTCGGTGGCCTTCATCCTGATGCTCTGCCTCCTTATCCTCCTCCTGGTCCGACAGCAACGTCGGGGCAAATGCAGGAAGTCGA CAGGGGATGCAGACCCAGAGCCCAAGGACAGAGGCCTTCAGGACAG CTCCAGGCCAGCTGCTGTCGCCCAGGAGGAAACCCTCT ATGCTGCTGTGCAAGACTCATGGCCTGAGGATGGGGTCAAGCTGGACCATTGG CAGAACACACAGGATGAAGATCCCCAGGGAGTGACATACGCCCAGGTGAGCCACTCAGTGTCAAGTCTCAAGTGGGTCCTGGCCACTCCTCTATCCTCCCTTTCAGGAGGATTACAGGACTCAGAGGACAGACAAGCAGAGGAAGATAGGTGGATGGACAGTCAG GCTACTGCATCTGACGCCCCCCCAGATGTGACCTACGCTCAGCTGAACCACTTGACCCTCAGACAGAAGACAAGTGCATCCTCTCCCTCCCAGTCAGGGGAGCCCCCAGCAGAGCCCAGTGTGTATGCTGCTCTGGCCATTCACTAG